One genomic segment of Clavelina lepadiformis chromosome 3, kaClaLepa1.1, whole genome shotgun sequence includes these proteins:
- the LOC143450565 gene encoding protein lifeguard 4-like isoform X2, giving the protein MKEEMASASGFPADSIEDDFAYGTNVKQATLGVRIGFIRKVYTILTAQLLCTTLVCALFIAVKPLKEFAQGNQFMLMLCFMASFGLIIALHVKKDKHPTNMYLLAAFTLVESYTVGTVVTFYKVEIVLQAFILTLSVFVCLTSYTLQSKRDYSSWAAGLFSGLWILIIAGFMGIFFQNDTFELVCASAGALLFCFFIIFDTHMLMRKLSPEDYMIASISLYLDVINLFLETLRILGKMNER; this is encoded by the exons ATGAAAGAAGAAATGGCAAGTGCGAGTGGATTTCCAGCAGATTCTATCGAAGACGACTTTGCATACGGCACAAATGTAAAGCAAGCAACACTTGGAGTTCGAATTG GTTTTATCCGAAAAGTTTATACGATTCTAACTGCACAGTTGCTTTGTACAACACTCGTTTGTGCCTTGTTCATTGCAGTCAAACCGCTTAAGGAATTTGCCCAAGGAAA TCAGTTTATGCTGATGTTATGCTTCATGGCATCTTTCGGCTTGATAATCGCTCTCCATGTGAAAAAAGACAAACATCCAACCAATATGTACTTGTTGGCTGCATTTACACTAGTAGAGTCGTACACTGTAGGCACAGTTGTAACGTTTTACAA AGTTGAAATCGTCCTACAAGCTTTCATATTGACACTCTCTGTGTTTGTCTGCTTGACTTCTTACACTTTGCAAAGCAAAAGGGATTACTCGTCGTGGGCAGCAGGCCTGTTTTCTGGCCTTTGGATTCTTATAATTGCTGGTTTTATGGGA ATATTCTTTCAAAATGACACCTTTGAGTTGGTGTGTGCCAGCGCTGGTGCCCTCCTCTTCTGTTTCTTCATCATCTTTGACACGCACATGCTGATGCGGAAGCTTTCTCCAGAAGATTACATGATCGCATCCATCAGTCTCTACCTTGATGTGATCAACCTGTTCCTTGAGACTCTCCGCATCCTTGGAAAGATGAATGAGCGTTAA
- the LOC143450565 gene encoding protein lifeguard 4-like isoform X1, protein MKEEMASASGFPADSIEDDFAYGTNVKQATLGVRIGFIRKVYTILTAQLLCTTLVCALFIAVKPLKEFAQGNQFMLMLCFMASFGLIIALHVKKDKHPTNMYLLAAFTLVESYTVGTVVTFYKVEIVLQAFILTLSVFVCLTSYTLQSKRDYSSWAAGLFSGLWILIIAGFMGLCYSQIFFQNDTFELVCASAGALLFCFFIIFDTHMLMRKLSPEDYMIASISLYLDVINLFLETLRILGKMNER, encoded by the exons ATGAAAGAAGAAATGGCAAGTGCGAGTGGATTTCCAGCAGATTCTATCGAAGACGACTTTGCATACGGCACAAATGTAAAGCAAGCAACACTTGGAGTTCGAATTG GTTTTATCCGAAAAGTTTATACGATTCTAACTGCACAGTTGCTTTGTACAACACTCGTTTGTGCCTTGTTCATTGCAGTCAAACCGCTTAAGGAATTTGCCCAAGGAAA TCAGTTTATGCTGATGTTATGCTTCATGGCATCTTTCGGCTTGATAATCGCTCTCCATGTGAAAAAAGACAAACATCCAACCAATATGTACTTGTTGGCTGCATTTACACTAGTAGAGTCGTACACTGTAGGCACAGTTGTAACGTTTTACAA AGTTGAAATCGTCCTACAAGCTTTCATATTGACACTCTCTGTGTTTGTCTGCTTGACTTCTTACACTTTGCAAAGCAAAAGGGATTACTCGTCGTGGGCAGCAGGCCTGTTTTCTGGCCTTTGGATTCTTATAATTGCTGGTTTTATGGGA TTATGTTATTCGCAGATATTCTTTCAAAATGACACCTTTGAGTTGGTGTGTGCCAGCGCTGGTGCCCTCCTCTTCTGTTTCTTCATCATCTTTGACACGCACATGCTGATGCGGAAGCTTTCTCCAGAAGATTACATGATCGCATCCATCAGTCTCTACCTTGATGTGATCAACCTGTTCCTTGAGACTCTCCGCATCCTTGGAAAGATGAATGAGCGTTAA
- the LOC143450562 gene encoding glycogen debranching enzyme-like: MEMSSQIRILKLVNGEHNDSVLYRLQKGWILHFMLGPTLASHNVSIFCNVPNSGETYERCKYRLLKWNAKSKSSGDQLNYFAPVKLNSAGSFEYYFQYDNKKAGSGYFIVDPSLLIGPDNHLLPLDAICMHTVLPKLLGPFTEWKDRLKVSKESGYNAIHFTPIQKLGCSNSSYSLADQLALNPSFANGLKSPITVEDVKSLVEELRQDWMMLSVTDVVWNHTATNSPWLQENPECAFNLSNCPYLRPAYILDRAVLHLSLDVAKGKYREAFPDSKISNDKDLSRLRDILLKKVIPPLKLWEFYQVDVDAEVSKFEHELKSASNKVRDHDKTAKINIIQDKTFKRRNCFIDLEVALRQFCAGSFNATESLEAFRSTLVWLNKLNKEVVEEDMKAAVNNIISTVTYERLADNGPKCIEINKTSPLCTPYFNHFFPDTSVHDEESNIVNVDDKAKFIMAHNGWVMGDDVLKNFAEYPGKVYFRRELVCWGDSVKLRYGSSSESCPTLWQRMKQYTEEMAGVFHGIRIDNCHSTPIHVAEYMLDSARKIRPDLYVFAELFTGREDVDNIFVNRLGITSLIREALNAWDAHELGRLVYMYGGEPMSSFMQPSKQLLKPSRAHALFCDITHDNESMILKRSVHDLVPTGALVAMACCASGSNRGHDEMTPHHIHVVKEQRFYKKWAPNPNSYSFECAGNKSGVLKAKRLLNVLHQTMALNGFNQVFIDQRTQDVVAVTRHNPKSHYSYVMIAHTSFHDSNDCHGSVQKVWKDVPSLTVEGHIMGIALEIKPTEPSLVTSQYVKTFTKQESLINGLDNYNLFVETDLPCGMSTCCEIELAKGGTAHVVHFTDFPPGSVIVLRVKMLESADKGINGIRKIISALSHDEKSGFDDIVSGLDLHVLNRVLFHCKEEELSDGLGIGAYGIPGWEDLRYCGIAGIAFPIARIRDGNDVGHPICTNLREGNWLMDYISMRLQKHKETSALGDWYASCFEILGKIPRYLVPAYFELVISLTHEKLLRACWNQMSLFVKDGSTFIKSLALGTVALCGCIRGANLPPLHPDVSGLLNSEEDGCKAVSMAAGLPHFSSGIMRCWGRDTFIAMHGLQLVTGQHRDARNLILAFAECIRHGLIPNLLGEGKISRYNCRDAVWFWLQCIQDLCECDSYQLLQLPVARFFPTDDSQPQPVGTQTQRLYDVIQEVLQRHVDGISFRERNAGTGIDANMSDEGFDVKVGIDLKTGFVYGGNEHNCGTWMDKMGESERAKTKGIPATPRDGSAVELIGLCKSAVSWLQRANNSGQYPYDGVFTKDKDKVQAKLTWSQWNGLIAENFEQHFYVGDNDSSQLVHKRYIYKDTIGASHPWCDYQLRPNFPVAMVYAPEMFDVDHAWRALEIAQAKLLGPLGMKTLDPDDMQYRGDYDNGNDSEDRSVAHGFNYHQGPEWLWPVGYFLRAKLHFARKLGPEKLKETVDFIRSFIVNHQLYLENSPWCGLPELTNSNGSYCRDSCPIQAWSHATLLDLLCDMSQL, encoded by the coding sequence ATGGAAATGTCATCACAAATTCGCATTTTGAAACTGGTTAATGGTGAACACAATGATAGTGTGCTGTATCGCTTGCAAAAAGGATGGATTCTTCATTTCATGCTTGGTCCAACATTGGCGTCGCATAATGTcagtattttttgcaatgttccAAATAGCGGTGAAACTTATGAAAGGTGTAAATACAGACTGTTGAAGTGGAATGCAAAATCAAAGTCGTCTGGTGATCAGCTTAATTATTTTGCGCCGGTAAAATTAAACTCCGCTGGGTCATTTGAATATTACTTCCAGTATGACAACAAGAAGGCAGGCAGTGGGTATTTCATTGTGGATCCTTCTCTTTTGATAGGGCCTGATAATCACCTATTGCCGTTAGATGCTATTTGCATGCACACCGTTTTACCAAAATTGCTTGGTCCTTTCACAGAATGGAAAGACCGATTGAAAGTAAGCAAAGAGTCTGGCTACAATGCAATTCATTTTACACCAATACAAAAGCTTGGTTGTTCTAATTCTTCTTACTCTCTTGCGGATCAGTTGGCATTAAATCCAAGTTTTGCCAACGGATTGAAGTCTCCAATAACCGTTGAAGATGTAAAAAGCTTAGTTGAAGAATTGCGCCAAGATTGGATGATGCTTAGCGTGACAGACGTTGTTTGGAATCACACTGCCACAAATAGTCCTTGGCTGCAAGAAAATCCAGAATGTGCCTTTAACTTGTCCAATTGTCCTTACTTGCGTCCTGCATATATACTCGATAGGGCGGTGTTGCATTTGTCATTGGATGTTGCCAAAGGAAAATACAGAGAAGCATTTCCTGATAGCAAGATTTCCAATGACAAAGATCTGTCACGTTTGAGAGACATTTTGTTGAAGAAAGTGATTCCTCCTTTGAAATTGTGGGAGTTCTACCAAGTTGATGTAGATGCAGAGGTTTCTAAATTTGAACATGAATTGAAATCTGCCTCAAACAAAGTTAGAGATCATGATAAGACTGCCAAGATTAACATCATACAAGATAAAACGTTCAAACGTCGGAATTGCTTTATTGACCTTGAAGTTGCGTTAAGACAATTCTGTGCCGGCTCATTCAACGCTACTGAAAGTTTGGAAGCATTCAGGAGCACTCTTGTCTGGCTGAATAAGCTCAATAAGGAAGTGGTTGAAGAAGATATGAAGGCTGCAGTTAATAATATCATTTCCACAGTCACTTATGAGCGATTGGCTGATAATGGCCCAAAGTGTATtgaaatcaacaaaacaaGTCCTCTCTGTACACCTTACTTTAACCATTTTTTTCCTGATACGAGTGTTCATGATGAAGAATCAAATATAGTTAATGTTGATGATAAGGCTAAATTTATTATGGCGCACAATGGCTGGGTTATGGGTGATGATGTGCTGAAAAACTTTGCCGAATACCCAGGAAAGGTTTATTTTCGAAGGGAATTGGTTTGCTGGGGTGATAGTGTCAAACTAAGATACGGATCTTCCTCCGAAAGCTGTCCCACTTTATGGCAAAGAATGAAGCAGTACACAGAAGAGATGGCCGGTGTGTTCCATGGAATTCGCATTGACAATTGTCACTCAACTCCAATTCACGTTGCTGAATACATGCTTGATTCGGCAAGGAAAATTCGACCAGATTTGTATGTTTTTGCAGAATTATTCACTGGACGTGAAGACGTCGACAACATTTTCGTCAACAGACTTGGCATCACCTCACTGATCCGTGAAGCTCTGAATGCCTGGGACGCACATGAACTGGGTCGCCTTGTCTATATGTATGGTGGGGAGCCAATGTCGTCCTTCATGCAGCCATCCAAGCAGTTACTGAAGCCTTCTCGTGCTCATGCTCTCTTTTGTGACATCACGCATGATAATGAGAGTATGATTTTGAAAAGAAGTGTTCACGACCTTGTTCCAACTGGTGCCCTAGTTGCCATGGCTTGCTGTGCTAGCGGCAGCAATCGAGGCCATGATGAGATGACACCACACCACATACATGTTGTCAAAGAGCAACGTTTCTACAAGAAATGGGCACCAAACCCAAACAGCTACTCTTTTGAATGTGCTGGAAATAAATCTGGTGTGTTAAAGGCAAAGCGACTATTGAATGTGCTGCATCAGACCATGGCTTTAAATGGATTCAATCAGGTATTTATTGATCAACGTACCCAGGATGTAGTTGCCGTGACGCGACACAACCCAAAATCCCACTACAGCTATGTCATGATTGCTCACACGTCATTTCATGATTCTAATGATTGTCATGGATCGGTTCAGAAAGTTTGGAAGGATGTTCCTTCTTTAACCGTAGAAGGGCATATTATGGGAATAGCTCTTGAAATTAAACCTACGGAACCATCACTTGTCACCTCTCAGTATGTTAAAACCTTTACGAAACAAGAGTCACTGATTAATGGTCTTGATAACTACAATTTATTCGTTGAAACCGATCTACCATGTGGGATGAGCACCTGTTGTGAGATCGAGCTTGCAAAGGGTGGCACTGCGCATGTGGTACATTTCACTGACTTTCCTCCCGGCAGTGTCATTGTCCTTCGTGTTAAAATGCTCGAGAGTGCTGATAAAGGCATAAATGGTATTCGCAAAATTATCTCTGCTCTTTCTCACGATGAGAAATCTGGTTTTGACGATATCGTTTCTGGCTTAGATTTGCATGTGTTGAACAGGGTTTTGTTTCATTGCAAGGAAGAGGAACTTTCAGACGGTTTAGGAATCGGAGCCTATGGCATTCCTGGTTGGGAGGACTTACGTTACTGTGGCATTGCTGGAATTGCTTTTCCGATAGCGAGGATTAGGGATGGAAATGATGTTGGCCATCCAATATGTACAAATTTAAGAGAAGGCAATTGGTTAATGGATTATATATCAATGCGTTTGCAGAAGCACAAAGAAACCAGTGCACTTGGAGATTGGTATGCATCGTGTTTTGAGATATTGGGAAAAATACCACGGTATTTGGTGCCAGCCTACTTTGAATTGGTCATATCTTTGACCCATGAGAAATTGCTTCGGGCTTGTTGGAATCAGATGTCTCTCTTTGTTAAGGATGGAAGCACTTTCATAAAATCCCTCGCGCTCGGCACCGTCGCGTTGTGTGGTTGCATAAGGGGAGCAAATCTGCCCCCTCTTCATCCTGATGTTTCTGGACTGCTCAACTCTGAAGAAGATGGTTGTAAAGCGGTTTCCATGGCTGCTGGACTTCCGCATTTTTCTTCAGGAATCATGAGGTGTTGGGGACGCGACACTTTTATAGCGATGCATGGTCTTCAACTTGTCACTGGCCAGCACAGAGATGCAAGAAATTTAATTCTTGCATTCGCAGAGTGCATAAGACATGGTTTAATACCAAATCTGCTTGGAGAGGGTAAGATCTCGAGGTACAATTGTCGTGATGCCGTTTGGTTTTGGCTCCAGTGCATTCAGGACCTTTGTGAGTGTGACAGCTATCAGTTGTTGCAGCTCCCAGTTGCACGATTTTTTCCCACCGATGACTCTCAACCTCAACCGGTTGGCACGCAGACCCAGCGTTTGTATGATGTCATTCAGGAAGTCTTGCAAAGACACGTGGATGGTATTAGCTTTCGAGAACGCAATGCTGGTACAGGCATTGATGCTAACATGTCAGATGAAGGCTTTGATGTTAAAGTGGGAATTGATCTCAAAACAGGTTTTGTTTATGGCGGAAATGAACACAACTGTGGTACATGGATGGACAAAATGGGAGAAAGTGAGAGAGCGAAAACGAAAGGTATTCCCGCAACTCCTCGTGATGGTTCTGCTGTAGAATTGATAGGATTGTGTAAATCAGCAGTTTCATGGTTGCAACGAGCCAACAATTCTGGGCAGTATCCGTATGATGGTGTGTTCACGAAGGATAAGGACAAAGTTCAGGCAAAGCTGACATGGTCTCAGTGGAACGGTCTTATCGCTGAGAATTTCGAGCAGCATTTTTACGTCGGTGACAATGATTCGTCTCAGTTAGTTCATAAGCGTTACATATACAAAGATACAATTGGTGCCAGCCATCCCTGGTGTGACTACCAACTAAGACCTAACTTTCCAGTTGCAATGGTTTACGCTCCAGAAATGTTTGATGTTGACCATGCTTGGAGGGCGCTGGAAATTGCGCAAGCAAAACTTCTTGGACCTTTAGGCATGAAAACGCTTGACCCAGATGACATGCAGTATAGGGGAGACTACGACAACGGGAACGACTCTGAAGATCGATCCGTTGCGCATGGATTCAACTACCACCAGGGTCCAGAATGGTTGTGGCCAGTTGGGTATTTCCTGCGAGCAAAACTGCACTTTGCTCGAAAGCTGGGCCCGGAAAAGCTGAAAGAAACTGTTGATTTTATCCGTAGCTTCATAGTCAATCATCAACTATACTTGGAGAACTCTCCTTGGTGTGGACTTCCAGAGTTAACAAACAGTAATGGAAGTTATTGCAGAGATTCATGCCCGATCCAAGCATGGTCACATGCCACCCTTCTTGACTTGCTTTGTGACATGTCCCAGTTGTAA